In a single window of the Trichoderma breve strain T069 chromosome 6, whole genome shotgun sequence genome:
- a CDS encoding isochorismatase family domain-containing protein, giving the protein MSSSPFFIPVDLAHTALLLSDVQTQILKRFLPEIQKQYLDNIKTLLGFFRDEISQRRSNQDTAIRSAPYEGVPLIVHHTLPFNVNSNSFVSPYNKLSKWVKQLEDVGYFANAPSDPHHPYYGIPDEIVPPGGWGGKDEIVLGKLQPSCFGTSDLQSYLRARGIRHVVLVGLTTMGSILGSARAGADLDYHIICVEEGIVDDDPEIHKFLMSKVLPKFVDVVELKDILGL; this is encoded by the coding sequence atgtcatcatcacctttCTTCATTCCGGTGGACCTTGCACACACGGCTCTCCTTCTTTCAGATGTGCAGACACAAATTTTGAAGCGTTTTTTGCCTGAAATTCAGAAACAGTATCTTGATAACATCAAAACTCTCCTTGGATTCTTCCGAGATGAAATATCTCAGCGTCGATCCAATCAAGACACCGCAATACGAAGTGCACCTTACGAAGGCGTGCCTCTTATTGTTCACCACACCCTGCCGTTCAACGTCAACTCAAATTCCTTTGTATCGCCCTACAACAAGCTCAGTAAATGGGTAAAACAACTCGAGGATGTTGGTTATTTCGCAAACGCACCCTCTgatcctcatcatccataCTATGGTATTCCAGATGAGATTGTACCACCGGGCGGTTGGGGCGGAAAGGACGAAATTGTCTTGGGAAAGTTGCAACCAAGCTGCTTTGGTACATCTGATTTGCAATCGTATCTACGTGCACGTGGCATTCGGCATGTTGTCCTGGTAGGACTGACGACCATGGGGAGTATCTTGGGTTCAGCAAGAGCGGGAGCGGACTTGGATTATCACATTATCTGTGTAGAAGAGGGTATCGTCGACGATGATCCAGAAATTCACAAGTTTCTGATGTCAAAGGTACTCCCAAAGTTTGTTGATGTAGTTGAGCTGAAGGATATATTGGGATTGTAG